A stretch of the Odontesthes bonariensis isolate fOdoBon6 chromosome 5, fOdoBon6.hap1, whole genome shotgun sequence genome encodes the following:
- the LOC142380075 gene encoding uncharacterized protein LOC142380075 isoform X2, producing the protein MDQRVKGGTPPTAASTLDPTSAPEDSEKDQVAEKKRRGEGENGNVGKKEEEKRGAGKKREGDKGTVLELLIEGRCGSVGQQELQISGRETSCPEGNVRVRIGLQAKRTKKPPKILESYVCKPTIRTYQRQGRGGLLRVDGDAGAGQQSKSSSTTDEANREQRSDLDAVQTTSKKTATAASPPLTSSSSSLAQPPSLSSTESTPASVPATNSPGTKTVKQVPVKLADKTEENSNGSAEKVKKDKLPIANGQPVPAGPKPCSPTTDETASTTPSTSCIQTVSTLETRNDGKSSKKHNGLVQTAKQKGLSNGRTSANILGTPTSLKNKAVKHSSFSSVSSMDSSTRPPVSTGSTDSPSYHPVTPKPQSCPTVDISSVQSQGQDPSLQTPLEKKRDKERKAKKEKRRDKISKRDRLDAYGAKSESRNEEVKKKKKEKGKDGKSRHGKEKDDKHRADNSGWDELKAEKKREKLSPERQRTEENNAKCCETAGNGKLDKTCKVMNPSRLDENDKTDDSCKPAKQAEPATTGDTSKSKEQDVSRHSTVPPTHSTSSAPPPLPTSSAHAPISPPSSPQEQDSRPLKKRKARRPSWTKLVHRAQRAENQESPSDSSHNPSLNFPQITKTPLPAKASIQQSDESHPVPSSSLSSSSSPLSSAVKPPTPKQNHPKSDLSPPASRFPINVVRKRGRPKSHSSSLDEPPLRHSPNDVTTEVPPLGCDGLQKAPVLEPSPVLQCAAQSKSSPKKRGRPPKRPLLEDQSGDALNYAVYTERSNDFHPPEKGNRQLKIRRLINEMKKRKKKRLHKVMMSGFVGKERKGGEAAHGDTSLRMCKSNEATTVHTLSALSSSFGSKLGPQINVSKRGTIYMGKRRGRKPKSQTANLNSSSQNSTQPSLFTNPSETSLFSSNQPQPPPSHPFPSPSLTHSSGAQSPYSEVSLVEPTSSLLFSHPFSLPSPSSSCTSPRPPSSSSLSPFVKKSCPCQGRHHFPFHQSSCKLYCPTPPLHPTPGSPSHLKEATQSPRSESHSDETLPSDSGIGTDNNSVSERGEMRGARGLLRLGHGSGAILGGQRLPSSLADRPSPVSSPLSHMPRLTNPLSSSNTGERHRDRHRHRRRDYDCSSSCTCLCPCPCPGHNKCTQSDYYPCLGHNALKKQKNKHKKKHQQLHMQDPEFLAELDDLIAMFNEVHIGRRSWARTGLGQGFDGSASSGGRRHHSSPHSLRSNIFRINLNGFYSPHPPSFSASPSFTSQPFFPCHCNRKPDRRQCGCPSKFQETIENMGFYSSYPPTLYHHLPGSYPLPPPHQYAPHQPHHAHFLLNPARFHRRRSRLLREGALGGEVEGDIGGSSGGGGGSGFTSSLSCGCGRSEHKHKHKHRHRHCGRDMDDVDELHEDEEDDISEREMLTSSKARSGFILGQGDGGRKGARGSGSVLSKESPWLRQNGNDPFSAAASSSSSAERYKHTSLTSLGLGSSHLSSFGGGWGGLGQTWMKFGSLGGSGFGNSNPSWKGFTGDHSAGRLTASDGEDEDGEDIHESHLYRTSPSPTHTNLFTSAAMATGGRGLRSGLAGRNQGSGERSWRRDEPAWTERREAVTAGLQGDSRSRGQHKSVPTPASVAVKNKRGPGRPRKHPLPSISSSPIGSSATLSMSSPDLLPASSHNRDGREIAGRKDDIMSGRRGGGNTAQQVTELELQAKRKRGRKRKHGDSPCYQSLITDKPECDTFPECLSQSDVDQPLSQPETIHREERAVGPPRKKFLRAGLYSDDYKTTDPPFQAQKNCSQSMEYTPGENEYSLLPAPMHVGKYLRLKRIHFQLPYDVMWLWQHNQLHQQPAVPLKRKRRYCRIKERTASSQQTAEESSSDITSLFPHLDMEPLTSSERSFVVKHHVFLVRNWELVRDRQIRMRIERERERNEEGEEGEEGDSQPLSCDESSGDDSHIKSGP; encoded by the exons ATGGACCAGAGAGTGAAGGGGGGAACCCCTCCAACTGCCGCTTCCACTCTGGACCCCACGTCTGCACCTGAAGACTCTGAGAAGGACCAGGTggcagagaagaagaggagaggggagggggaaaatggaaatgtggggaaaaaagaggaggagaaaagaggAGCAGGAAAAAAGAGGGAAGGAGACAAGGGGACGGTGCTGGAGCTGCTTATTGAGGGGCGCTGTGGAAGTGTAGGGCAGCAGGAGCTTCAGATCTCTGGCAGAGAGACGAGCTGCCCTGAGGGAAATGTACGAGTCCGCATTGGACTTCAAGCCAAGCGGACCAAAAAACCGCCCAAGATCTTGGAAAGCTACGTGTGCAAGCCCACCATCAGAACCTATCAGAGACAAGGCAGGGGGGGACTGTTGAGGGTGGATGGAGATGCAGGAGCTGGCCAGCAGAGTAAAAGCAGCTCCACCACAGACGAGGCAAACAGAGAGCAACGCTCAGACTTGGATGCTGTCCAGACCACGTCCAAAAAAACTGCAACTGCTGCCTCACCACCActtacatcatcatcatcctcgtTAGCGCAGCCACCGTCTTTATCATCAACAGAGTCTACCCCAGCCTCTGTCCCTGCCACAAACAGCCCAGGGACCAAGACTGTCAAACAG GTTCCCGTCAAGCTGGCCGATAAGACAGAGGAGAATTCAAATGGCTCAGCAGAGAAAGTAAAGAAAGACAAACTTCCAATTGCGAATGGCCAGCCTGTCCCCGCAGGACCCAAACCCTGCTCACCGACAACAGACGAGACAGCTTCAACCACTCCGTCCACCTCATGCATCCAGACAGTCTCCACACTAGAAACCAGGAATGATGGGAAGAGCTCCAAGAAACATAATGGTTTGGTTCAGACAGCAAAACAGAAGGGACTGTCGAATGGGAGAACCTCTGCAAACATCCTTGGCACTCCAACCTCTCTGAAAAACAAAGCTGTAAAACACAGCAGTTTTTCCTCTGTTTCTTCTATGGACTCCTCAACGAGGCCTCCAGTCTCCACTGGCTCTACCGACTCTCCTTCCTATCACCCAGTCACCCCCAAACCGCAGTCTTGCCCCACTGTGGATATCTCCTCTGTCCAATCCCAAGGTCAGGATCCTTCTCTACAGACCCCtctagagaaaaagagagataaAGAGAGGAAGGCTAAGAAAGAGAAACGGAGAGATAAAATATCAAAGCGAGATAGACTCGATGCTTACGGTGCAAAGAGTGAGAGCAGAAATGAGGAagtcaagaagaagaaaaaggagaagGGAAAAGATGGAAAATCAAGACATGGTAAAGAAAAGGATGATAAACACAGAGCTGATAATTCAGGCTGGGATGAACTAAAAgctgagaaaaagagagaaaagctcAGTCCAGAAaggcagagaacagaggagaacAATGCCAAATGCTGCGAAACAGCTGGTAATGGTAAACTAGATAAAACCTGTAAAGTAATGAATCCTAGCAGATTAGATGAGAACGACAAGACAGATGACAGTTGCAAGCCAGCCAAACAAGCAGAGCCAGCAACAACAGGTGATACCAGTAAATCAAAAGAACAAGACGTCTCAAGACATTCAACTGTGCCTCCAACCCACTCTACTTCTTCTGCTCCTCCCCCTCTGCCCACGTCTTCTGCCCATGCTCCCATTTCTCCCCCTTCTTCTCCCCAAGAGCAGGATAGCCGACCGCTCAAAAAACGTAAAGCAAGAAGGCCCAGCTGGACTAAGCTGGTGCACCGTGCTCAGAGGGCGGAAAATCAGGAATCCCCTTCAGATTCCTCACATAATCCTTCACTAAATTTCCCCCAGATCACCAAGACACCCCTTCCTGCCAAAGCCAGTATTCAGCAGAGTGATGAGTCACACCCTGTGCCCTCTAGCTCCTTATCCAGCAGCTCCTCCCCTCTGTCTTCTGCAGTCAAACCTCCAACCCCAAAGCAGAATCATCCCAAATCAGATTTGAGCCCCCCTGCTTCCAGATTCCCCATAAACGTTGTCCGAAAAAGGGGCCGCCCGAAATCCCACAGCTCTAGCTTAGATGAACCTCCCCTTCGACATTCACCAAACGATGTCACAACTGAGGTGCCTCCTCTGGGGTGTGACGGACTCCAGAAAGCCCCTGTGCTGGAGCCAAGTCCAGTACTGCAGTGTGCCGCTCAGTCTAAATCCAGCCCCAAGAAGCGTGGTCGTCCTCCCAAACGCCCCCTCCTTGAGGACCAGAGTGGAGATGCATTGAATTATGCTGTTTATACGGAGAGGAGTAACGATTTTCACCCTCCTGAAAAGGGGAACCGGCAGCTAAAGATCAGGAGACTGATTAATGagatgaagaaaagaaagaagaagagactTCACAAAGTAATGATGTCTGGTTTTGTTGGAAAGGAGCGAAAGGGAGGCGAGGCAGCACACGGGGACACCTCTCTGAGAATGTGTAAATCAAATGAGGCTACAACGGTACACACGCTCTCAGCTCTGTCCTCCTCTTTTGGGAGTAAGCTGGGCCCTCAGATCAATGTAAGTAAGAGAGGCACCATCTACATGGGCAAGAGGCGAGGACGCAAGCCTAAATCCCAAACAGCTAATCTAAATTCCAGCTCCCAGAACTCCACTCAGCCGTCTCTGTTTACCAATCCCTCTGAAACATCTCTCTTCTCATCTAACCAACCACAGCCCCCTCCCTCTCACCCTTTTCCTTCCCCATCTCTTACCCACTCTAGTGGTGCCCAGAGTCCTTACAGCGAAGTCAGCCTCGTGGAACCGACATCTTCCCTCCTTTTTTCTCACCCTTTCTCCCTCCCTTCCCCATCTTCCTCCTGTACATCCCCCcgtcctccctcctcctcatccCTTTCTCCTTTTGTGAAGAAGAGCTGTCCCTGTCAGGGAAGACATCACTTCCCCTTTCACCAGTCTTCATGTAAGCTCTACTGCCCCACCCCTCCTCTTCATCCCACACCTGGCTCTCCCAGCCACCTGAAGGAGGCGACCCAATCCCCCAGGAGTGAGTCACACAGCGACGAAACACTGCCTAGCGACAGCGGGATTGGGACAGATAATAACAGTGTCTCAGAGCGAGGGGAGATGAGGGGAGCTCGAGGACTGCTGAGGTTGGGTCATGGTTCAGGGGCAATTCTGGGGGGGCAAAGACTCCCTTCTTCTCTTGCGGACCGTCCCTCTCCAGTCTCATCGCCCCTCTCTCACATGCCCAGACTCACTAACCCTCTGAGCAGCTCAAATACTGGGGAGCGGCACAGAGACAGACACCGGCACAGGCGTAGGGATTACGACTGTTCCTCTTCCTGTACTTGCTTGTGTCCTTGTCCCTGCCCAGGACACAATAAGTGCACTCAGTCGGACTATTACCCTTGCCTTGGGCACAATGCactgaagaaacagaaaaataaacataaGAAGAAGCACCAGCAGCTGCACATGCAGGATCCAGAGTTTCTGGCTGAACTAGATGATCTGATAGCTATGTTCAATGAGGTCCACATTGGACGAAGAAGTTGGGCGAGGACAGGACTGGGGCAAGGCTTTGATGGGAGTGCTTCTTCCGGAGGAAGGCGACATCATTCCTCCCCTCATTCTCTCCGCTCCAACATCTTCAGGATCAATCTAAATGGCTTCTACTCGCCTCACCCTCCATCTTTCTCTGCTAGTCCCTCCTTCACCTCGCAGCCTTTCTTCCCCTGTCACTGCAACAGGAAGCCAGACCGCAGGCAGTGTGGCTGCCCGTCAAAGTTCCAGGAAACCATTGAAAATATGGGCTTTTACAGCAGCTATCCCCCAACACTCTATCACCACCTACCCGGCTCATACCCGCTTCCACCCCCTCACCAATACGCCCCCCATCAACCCCACCATGCCCACTTCCTTCTCAACCCGGCCAGATTCCACAGGCGGAGGAGCAGGCTACTGAGGGAAGGAGCTTTAGGCGGAGAGGTTGAGGGAGATATAGGGGGAAGCAGCGGAGGAGGGGGAGGCTCAGGGTTCACATCCAGCCTCTCTTGTGGCTGTGGGAGGAGcgaacataaacacaaacataaacatcGTCACAGGCATTGTGGGCGAGACATGGATGACGTGGATGAGTTAcatgaggatgaggaggatgatATATCGGAAAGAGAGATGCTGACCAGTTCAAAGGCACGATCAGGGTTCATTTTGGGGCAAGGAGATGGAGGAAGGAAAGGTGCAAGAGGATCAGGGAGCGTGCTGTCAAAAGAATCCCCCTGGTTACGCCAGAACGGAAATGACcccttctctgcagctgcttcatcatcatcctcagcaGAGAGGTATAAACATACATCTCTCACCTCACTGGGGCTGGGTTCCTCTCACCTGTCTTCATTCGGAGGAGGCTGGGGGGGTTTGGGCCAGACCTGGATGAAATTCGGGAGCCTGGGAGGCTCAGGATTTGGAAACTCGAACCCAAGCTGGAAAGGCTTCACTGGCGACCATTCCGCTGGCAGACTGACTGCATCAGATGGAGAGGATGAAGACGGCGAGGATATTCACGAGTCACACTTGTACAGGACGTCTCCATCCCCAACACACACCAACCTGTTCACCTCCGCTGCCATGGCAACAGGGGGTAGGGGTCTGAGAAGCGGATTGGCCGGTAGGAATCAAGGAAGTGGAGAGAGGTCATGGAGGAGAGATGAGCCGGCATGGACAGAGAGGAGGGAGGCAG TGACTGCAGGTTTACAAGGTGACTCCAGAAGCCGGGGGCAGCATAAAAGTGTGCCAACTCCAGCCAGTGTGGCGGTGAAAAACAAAAGGGGGCCAGGACGGCCCAGGAAGCATCCACTGCCCTCCATCTCATCCTCTCCAATTGGCTCATCTGCAACTCTGTCCATGTCATCACCTGACCTCTTGCCAGCAAGCAGCCACAACAGAGATGGAAGGGAAATAGCAGGGAGAAAAGATGACATTATGTCagggagaagaggaggaggcaaCACGGCACAGCAAGTCACAGAGCTGGAGTTGCAGGCAAAGAGGAAGAGGGGTCGGAAGAGAAAACACGGTGACTCTCCTTGTTATCAGAG TCTCATCACAGATAAACCCGAGTGTGACACCTTCCCTGAATGTCTCAGCCAGTCAGATGTCGACCAGCCTCTGTCCCAACCAGAAACCATCCACAGAGAAGAGAGAGCTGTTGGTCCTCCCAGGAAGAAATTTCTGAGGGCTGGGCTTTACTCTGATGATTACAAGACTACCGA TCCCCCCTTCCAAGCCCAGAAGAACTGCAGCCAGAGTATGGAATACACACCAGGGGAGAACGAGTACAGCCTTTTACCTGCCCCCATGCACGTTG GAAAGTACCTAAGGCTAAAGAGAATTCATTTCCAGTTGCCCTATGATGTGATGTGGCTGTGGCAGCACAATCAG cttcaccagcagcctgctgTCCCTCTGAAGAGGAAGCGCCGTTACT GCCGCATAAAAGAGAGGACTGCATCCTCCCAGCAGACAGCG GAAGAGAGCTCCAGCGACATTACCAGCTTGTTCCCTCACCTCGACATGGAGCCTCTGACCAGCAGTGAGAG GAGCTTTGTGGTCAAACACCACGTGTTCCTCGTGAGGAACTGGGAGCTCGTGAGAGACCGACAGATCCGAATGAGGATagaaagggagagagagagaaacgaggagggagaggagggagaggagggtgACTCGCAACCTCTGTCCTGTGATGAATCCAGTGGGGACGACAGCCACATCAAGTCAGGTCCATga
- the LOC142380075 gene encoding uncharacterized protein LOC142380075 isoform X3, which yields MDQRVKGGTPPTAASTLDPTSAPEDSEKDQVAEKKRRGEGENGNVGKKEEEKRGAGKKREGDKGTVLELLIEGRCGSVGQQELQISGRETSCPEGNVRVRIGLQAKRTKKPPKILESYVCKPTIRTYQRQGRGGLLRVDGDAGAGQQSKSSSTTDEANREQRSDLDAVQTTSKKTATAASPPLTSSSSSLAQPPSLSSTESTPASVPATNSPGTKTVKQVPVKLADKTEENSNGSAEKVKKDKLPIANGQPVPAGPKPCSPTTDETASTTPSTSCIQTVSTLETRNDGKSSKKHNGLVQTAKQKGLSNGRTSANILGTPTSLKNKAVKHSSFSSVSSMDSSTRPPVSTGSTDSPSYHPVTPKPQSCPTVDISSVQSQGQDPSLQTPLEKKRDKERKAKKEKRRDKISKRDRLDAYGAKSESRNEEVKKKKKEKGKDGKSRHGKEKDDKHRADNSGWDELKAEKKREKLSPERQRTEENNAKCCETAGNGKLDKTCKVMNPSRLDENDKTDDSCKPAKQAEPATTGDTSKSKEQDVSRHSTVPPTHSTSSAPPPLPTSSAHAPISPPSSPQEQDSRPLKKRKARRPSWTKLVHRAQRAENQESPSDSSHNPSLNFPQITKTPLPAKASIQQSDESHPVPSSSLSSSSSPLSSAVKPPTPKQNHPKSDLSPPASRFPINVVRKRGRPKSHSSSLDEPPLRHSPNDVTTEVPPLGCDGLQKAPVLEPSPVLQCAAQSKSSPKKRGRPPKRPLLEDQSGDALNYAVYTERSNDFHPPEKGNRQLKIRRLINEMKKRKKKRLHKVMMSGFVGKERKGGEAAHGDTSLRMCKSNEATTVHTLSALSSSFGSKLGPQINVSKRGTIYMGKRRGRKPKSQTANLNSSSQNSTQPSLFTNPSETSLFSSNQPQPPPSHPFPSPSLTHSSGAQSPYSEVSLVEPTSSLLFSHPFSLPSPSSSCTSPRPPSSSSLSPFVKKSCPCQGRHHFPFHQSSCKLYCPTPPLHPTPGSPSHLKEATQSPRSESHSDETLPSDSGIGTDNNSVSERGEMRGARGLLRLGHGSGAILGGQRLPSSLADRPSPVSSPLSHMPRLTNPLSSSNTGERHRDRHRHRRRDYDCSSSCTCLCPCPCPGHNKCTQSDYYPCLGHNALKKQKNKHKKKHQQLHMQDPEFLAELDDLIAMFNEVHIGRRSWARTGLGQGFDGSASSGGRRHHSSPHSLRSNIFRINLNGFYSPHPPSFSASPSFTSQPFFPCHCNRKPDRRQCGCPSKFQETIENMGFYSSYPPTLYHHLPGSYPLPPPHQYAPHQPHHAHFLLNPARFHRRRSRLLREGALGGEVEGDIGGSSGGGGGSGFTSSLSCGCGRSEHKHKHKHRHRHCGRDMDDVDELHEDEEDDISEREMLTSSKARSGFILGQGDGGRKGARGSGSVLSKESPWLRQNGNDPFSAAASSSSSAERYKHTSLTSLGLGSSHLSSFGGGWGGLGQTWMKFGSLGGSGFGNSNPSWKGFTGDHSAGRLTASDGEDEDGEDIHESHLYRTSPSPTHTNLFTSAAMATGGRGLRSGLAGRNQGSGERSWRRDEPAWTERREAVTAGLQGDSRSRGQHKSVPTPASVAVKNKRGPGRPRKHPLPSISSSPIGSSATLSMSSPDLLPASSHNRDGREIAGRKDDIMSGRRGGGNTAQQVTELELQAKRKRGRKRKHGDSPCYQSTVY from the exons ATGGACCAGAGAGTGAAGGGGGGAACCCCTCCAACTGCCGCTTCCACTCTGGACCCCACGTCTGCACCTGAAGACTCTGAGAAGGACCAGGTggcagagaagaagaggagaggggagggggaaaatggaaatgtggggaaaaaagaggaggagaaaagaggAGCAGGAAAAAAGAGGGAAGGAGACAAGGGGACGGTGCTGGAGCTGCTTATTGAGGGGCGCTGTGGAAGTGTAGGGCAGCAGGAGCTTCAGATCTCTGGCAGAGAGACGAGCTGCCCTGAGGGAAATGTACGAGTCCGCATTGGACTTCAAGCCAAGCGGACCAAAAAACCGCCCAAGATCTTGGAAAGCTACGTGTGCAAGCCCACCATCAGAACCTATCAGAGACAAGGCAGGGGGGGACTGTTGAGGGTGGATGGAGATGCAGGAGCTGGCCAGCAGAGTAAAAGCAGCTCCACCACAGACGAGGCAAACAGAGAGCAACGCTCAGACTTGGATGCTGTCCAGACCACGTCCAAAAAAACTGCAACTGCTGCCTCACCACCActtacatcatcatcatcctcgtTAGCGCAGCCACCGTCTTTATCATCAACAGAGTCTACCCCAGCCTCTGTCCCTGCCACAAACAGCCCAGGGACCAAGACTGTCAAACAG GTTCCCGTCAAGCTGGCCGATAAGACAGAGGAGAATTCAAATGGCTCAGCAGAGAAAGTAAAGAAAGACAAACTTCCAATTGCGAATGGCCAGCCTGTCCCCGCAGGACCCAAACCCTGCTCACCGACAACAGACGAGACAGCTTCAACCACTCCGTCCACCTCATGCATCCAGACAGTCTCCACACTAGAAACCAGGAATGATGGGAAGAGCTCCAAGAAACATAATGGTTTGGTTCAGACAGCAAAACAGAAGGGACTGTCGAATGGGAGAACCTCTGCAAACATCCTTGGCACTCCAACCTCTCTGAAAAACAAAGCTGTAAAACACAGCAGTTTTTCCTCTGTTTCTTCTATGGACTCCTCAACGAGGCCTCCAGTCTCCACTGGCTCTACCGACTCTCCTTCCTATCACCCAGTCACCCCCAAACCGCAGTCTTGCCCCACTGTGGATATCTCCTCTGTCCAATCCCAAGGTCAGGATCCTTCTCTACAGACCCCtctagagaaaaagagagataaAGAGAGGAAGGCTAAGAAAGAGAAACGGAGAGATAAAATATCAAAGCGAGATAGACTCGATGCTTACGGTGCAAAGAGTGAGAGCAGAAATGAGGAagtcaagaagaagaaaaaggagaagGGAAAAGATGGAAAATCAAGACATGGTAAAGAAAAGGATGATAAACACAGAGCTGATAATTCAGGCTGGGATGAACTAAAAgctgagaaaaagagagaaaagctcAGTCCAGAAaggcagagaacagaggagaacAATGCCAAATGCTGCGAAACAGCTGGTAATGGTAAACTAGATAAAACCTGTAAAGTAATGAATCCTAGCAGATTAGATGAGAACGACAAGACAGATGACAGTTGCAAGCCAGCCAAACAAGCAGAGCCAGCAACAACAGGTGATACCAGTAAATCAAAAGAACAAGACGTCTCAAGACATTCAACTGTGCCTCCAACCCACTCTACTTCTTCTGCTCCTCCCCCTCTGCCCACGTCTTCTGCCCATGCTCCCATTTCTCCCCCTTCTTCTCCCCAAGAGCAGGATAGCCGACCGCTCAAAAAACGTAAAGCAAGAAGGCCCAGCTGGACTAAGCTGGTGCACCGTGCTCAGAGGGCGGAAAATCAGGAATCCCCTTCAGATTCCTCACATAATCCTTCACTAAATTTCCCCCAGATCACCAAGACACCCCTTCCTGCCAAAGCCAGTATTCAGCAGAGTGATGAGTCACACCCTGTGCCCTCTAGCTCCTTATCCAGCAGCTCCTCCCCTCTGTCTTCTGCAGTCAAACCTCCAACCCCAAAGCAGAATCATCCCAAATCAGATTTGAGCCCCCCTGCTTCCAGATTCCCCATAAACGTTGTCCGAAAAAGGGGCCGCCCGAAATCCCACAGCTCTAGCTTAGATGAACCTCCCCTTCGACATTCACCAAACGATGTCACAACTGAGGTGCCTCCTCTGGGGTGTGACGGACTCCAGAAAGCCCCTGTGCTGGAGCCAAGTCCAGTACTGCAGTGTGCCGCTCAGTCTAAATCCAGCCCCAAGAAGCGTGGTCGTCCTCCCAAACGCCCCCTCCTTGAGGACCAGAGTGGAGATGCATTGAATTATGCTGTTTATACGGAGAGGAGTAACGATTTTCACCCTCCTGAAAAGGGGAACCGGCAGCTAAAGATCAGGAGACTGATTAATGagatgaagaaaagaaagaagaagagactTCACAAAGTAATGATGTCTGGTTTTGTTGGAAAGGAGCGAAAGGGAGGCGAGGCAGCACACGGGGACACCTCTCTGAGAATGTGTAAATCAAATGAGGCTACAACGGTACACACGCTCTCAGCTCTGTCCTCCTCTTTTGGGAGTAAGCTGGGCCCTCAGATCAATGTAAGTAAGAGAGGCACCATCTACATGGGCAAGAGGCGAGGACGCAAGCCTAAATCCCAAACAGCTAATCTAAATTCCAGCTCCCAGAACTCCACTCAGCCGTCTCTGTTTACCAATCCCTCTGAAACATCTCTCTTCTCATCTAACCAACCACAGCCCCCTCCCTCTCACCCTTTTCCTTCCCCATCTCTTACCCACTCTAGTGGTGCCCAGAGTCCTTACAGCGAAGTCAGCCTCGTGGAACCGACATCTTCCCTCCTTTTTTCTCACCCTTTCTCCCTCCCTTCCCCATCTTCCTCCTGTACATCCCCCcgtcctccctcctcctcatccCTTTCTCCTTTTGTGAAGAAGAGCTGTCCCTGTCAGGGAAGACATCACTTCCCCTTTCACCAGTCTTCATGTAAGCTCTACTGCCCCACCCCTCCTCTTCATCCCACACCTGGCTCTCCCAGCCACCTGAAGGAGGCGACCCAATCCCCCAGGAGTGAGTCACACAGCGACGAAACACTGCCTAGCGACAGCGGGATTGGGACAGATAATAACAGTGTCTCAGAGCGAGGGGAGATGAGGGGAGCTCGAGGACTGCTGAGGTTGGGTCATGGTTCAGGGGCAATTCTGGGGGGGCAAAGACTCCCTTCTTCTCTTGCGGACCGTCCCTCTCCAGTCTCATCGCCCCTCTCTCACATGCCCAGACTCACTAACCCTCTGAGCAGCTCAAATACTGGGGAGCGGCACAGAGACAGACACCGGCACAGGCGTAGGGATTACGACTGTTCCTCTTCCTGTACTTGCTTGTGTCCTTGTCCCTGCCCAGGACACAATAAGTGCACTCAGTCGGACTATTACCCTTGCCTTGGGCACAATGCactgaagaaacagaaaaataaacataaGAAGAAGCACCAGCAGCTGCACATGCAGGATCCAGAGTTTCTGGCTGAACTAGATGATCTGATAGCTATGTTCAATGAGGTCCACATTGGACGAAGAAGTTGGGCGAGGACAGGACTGGGGCAAGGCTTTGATGGGAGTGCTTCTTCCGGAGGAAGGCGACATCATTCCTCCCCTCATTCTCTCCGCTCCAACATCTTCAGGATCAATCTAAATGGCTTCTACTCGCCTCACCCTCCATCTTTCTCTGCTAGTCCCTCCTTCACCTCGCAGCCTTTCTTCCCCTGTCACTGCAACAGGAAGCCAGACCGCAGGCAGTGTGGCTGCCCGTCAAAGTTCCAGGAAACCATTGAAAATATGGGCTTTTACAGCAGCTATCCCCCAACACTCTATCACCACCTACCCGGCTCATACCCGCTTCCACCCCCTCACCAATACGCCCCCCATCAACCCCACCATGCCCACTTCCTTCTCAACCCGGCCAGATTCCACAGGCGGAGGAGCAGGCTACTGAGGGAAGGAGCTTTAGGCGGAGAGGTTGAGGGAGATATAGGGGGAAGCAGCGGAGGAGGGGGAGGCTCAGGGTTCACATCCAGCCTCTCTTGTGGCTGTGGGAGGAGcgaacataaacacaaacataaacatcGTCACAGGCATTGTGGGCGAGACATGGATGACGTGGATGAGTTAcatgaggatgaggaggatgatATATCGGAAAGAGAGATGCTGACCAGTTCAAAGGCACGATCAGGGTTCATTTTGGGGCAAGGAGATGGAGGAAGGAAAGGTGCAAGAGGATCAGGGAGCGTGCTGTCAAAAGAATCCCCCTGGTTACGCCAGAACGGAAATGACcccttctctgcagctgcttcatcatcatcctcagcaGAGAGGTATAAACATACATCTCTCACCTCACTGGGGCTGGGTTCCTCTCACCTGTCTTCATTCGGAGGAGGCTGGGGGGGTTTGGGCCAGACCTGGATGAAATTCGGGAGCCTGGGAGGCTCAGGATTTGGAAACTCGAACCCAAGCTGGAAAGGCTTCACTGGCGACCATTCCGCTGGCAGACTGACTGCATCAGATGGAGAGGATGAAGACGGCGAGGATATTCACGAGTCACACTTGTACAGGACGTCTCCATCCCCAACACACACCAACCTGTTCACCTCCGCTGCCATGGCAACAGGGGGTAGGGGTCTGAGAAGCGGATTGGCCGGTAGGAATCAAGGAAGTGGAGAGAGGTCATGGAGGAGAGATGAGCCGGCATGGACAGAGAGGAGGGAGGCAG TGACTGCAGGTTTACAAGGTGACTCCAGAAGCCGGGGGCAGCATAAAAGTGTGCCAACTCCAGCCAGTGTGGCGGTGAAAAACAAAAGGGGGCCAGGACGGCCCAGGAAGCATCCACTGCCCTCCATCTCATCCTCTCCAATTGGCTCATCTGCAACTCTGTCCATGTCATCACCTGACCTCTTGCCAGCAAGCAGCCACAACAGAGATGGAAGGGAAATAGCAGGGAGAAAAGATGACATTATGTCagggagaagaggaggaggcaaCACGGCACAGCAAGTCACAGAGCTGGAGTTGCAGGCAAAGAGGAAGAGGGGTCGGAAGAGAAAACACGGTGACTCTCCTTGTTATCAGAG CACTGTGTACTAA